Proteins encoded within one genomic window of Desulfobacterales bacterium:
- the tmk gene encoding dTMP kinase, with protein sequence MFITFEGIEGSGKTTQVKHVAGFLRKKGHECVITREPGGTPIGQKIRAILLDPASKGMSPLAELLLYTADRVQHVKELLGPSLAAGKTVLCDRYFDATLVYQGYARGLDVELIEQLHKLLLAGLRPDITFLLDLPPETGLSRAWAQINNGNRTGRESRFEKEALSFHEKVRSGYLTLARKEPERFRIIDAGRDVDDVQQEILKVFAQ encoded by the coding sequence ATGTTTATTACATTTGAAGGGATCGAAGGTTCCGGAAAAACAACCCAGGTAAAGCATGTCGCCGGTTTTTTGCGCAAAAAAGGGCATGAGTGCGTCATCACCCGTGAACCCGGGGGGACTCCGATCGGTCAAAAAATCCGCGCCATTCTGCTGGACCCGGCCAGTAAAGGCATGAGCCCCCTGGCGGAACTGCTCCTGTACACAGCGGACCGCGTTCAGCATGTAAAGGAGTTGCTGGGGCCGTCATTAGCGGCCGGCAAGACCGTCCTGTGCGACCGCTATTTCGATGCCACGCTGGTGTATCAGGGCTATGCCCGGGGACTTGATGTCGAGCTGATTGAACAATTGCACAAGCTGCTGCTGGCGGGTCTTCGGCCGGATATCACTTTCCTGCTGGACCTTCCCCCTGAAACGGGCCTGTCGCGCGCCTGGGCCCAGATCAACAACGGCAACCGCACCGGTCGGGAGAGCCGCTTTGAAAAAGAAGCGCTTTCGTTCCATGAAAAGGTCCGCTCAGGATATCTCACGCTAGCCCGCAAGGAACCCGAACGCTTCCGCATTATCGACGCCGGCCGGGATGTCGATGACGTTCAACAGGAAATTTTGAAAGTTTTTGCACAATGA